From the genome of Mucilaginibacter paludis DSM 18603:
CTACCGTTGGCGGCAACATGATGCAGCGCACCCGTTGCCCCTACTTTTTTGATACTACTATGCCCTGCAATAAGCGCGTACCCGGCAGCGGCTGTGGCGCTTTACAGGGTTATAACCGGATGCATGCCCTTTTTGGTGCCAGCAACCAATGCATAGCGGTTAACCCCAGCGATATGAATGTTGCGCTAACCACCCTGGAAGCCACCGTACATGTAAGTGGGCTCAAAGGTGTCAGGAAAATCAATTTTGCCGATTTTCATCGCCTGCCGGGCGATCATCCGGAGTTGGATAATACCCTGCAAAAGGGCGAAATGATTACGGCGGTTGATCTGCCCGATTCGCCTTTTCAAAAAAACGTAGCCTATTTAAAGGTGCGCGACCGTACTTCTTACGCCTTTGCCCTGGTATCGGTGGCCGTGGGTTTGAACATCAGCAATAATACCATTCGCGATGCCCGGCTTGTTATGGGTGGCGTGGCGCATAAGCCCTGGCGCTTAACCGCAGCCGAGGCGTTTTTAAAGAATAAAGCGGTGAGCGAAGATAACTTTAAGCAAGCAGCTCAAATTGCCATGCAGGGGGCTAAAGCGTACCAGTATAACCAATTTAAGTTAAAGCTTGCACCCAATACAATGATACAGGCTTTGAAAACGGCTTCGGGCCTGGCATCCTGATAGGTTGCTGATTAATTGACCAATATTTAACAATTATCGTCATGAAAAAAGACGCGATAGGCGATCCATTAAGCCGGGTTGACGGCAGATTAAAAGTTACAGGCGGTGCAAAGTACTCGGGCGAATATAAGGTTAGTGGCTTAGCTTACGGTGTATTGGTGCCCGCTACCATTACCAGTGGTACCCTAACGAGTATTGACACTAAAGCAGCCGAACGGGCACCCGGAGTGCTGGCCGTAATTACGCCATTTAACGCGCCCAAAGTACCCGGCTACCAGCCCGACGCGCCCAAGCCGTTTAAGGGATTAAAATTGTTTAACGATAACGAGGTGTATTTTAACGGGCACCCGATAGCGTTGGTTGTAGCCGAAACGTTTGAAAAAGCTACCCATGCCGCCAGCCTGGTAAAGGCTGCTTACCAGCAAAGGCCCTTTGAAACCGACTTTCATAAAAACAGGGATAAAGCTGTTACACCACAGGGTGGCAAATATAAAGATTACCTGCGCGGCCAGGCCAATGCCTATAAAAACGCGCCCGTGCAGTTGGAGCAGGAGTACCTGCAACCATCAGAAATGCACAACCCGATGGAGCTGCATGTAACTACCGCTTTTTGGGATGGTGACGACCAGGTTACACTTTATACCAAATCGCAGGGTGTAATTGGTTCACAAAAGGCTATAGCGGCTGCCTTTAACCTTGATCCCGCCAAGGTTCAAATTAATTCGCGTTTTGTTGGCGGGGCTTTCGGCTCCTCGTTGCGTACCTGGCCGCATGAGGTTGCTGCGGCGCAGGCTGCCAAAATGCTTAAACGCCCGGTGAGGATTACTTTAACACGCGAGCAGATGTTTACCTTAGTGGGCTACCGGCCCTTAACCATCCAAAAGATAGGTTTGGGCGCTACCGAAGATGGTAAACTGGTGGGTATTACCCATGAGTCGATCTCGCAAACTGCCGTTTACGAGGAGTTTACCGAAAATTCTGTTAATGTTTCAAGGTTTTTGTACCAAAGCCCCAACGCCAATACCTTATATAAAGTAGTACCCTTAAATGTTGGGGTACCGGCACCTATGCGCGGCCCGGGTGAAGCCACAGGCGCTTTCGCGTTGGAGTCGGCCCTGGATGAACTGTCGTACCTGCTTCATATGGACCCCATTGAACTGAGGCTGAAGAACTATGCGGATCACGATCAGGAACAAAACTTGCCCTGGTCGAGCAAATACCTTAAAGAGTGTTATAGCAAAGGCGCCGAGCGAATTGGCTGGAGTAAGCGCCAACCTACACCCGGAACCAACCGCGATGGTGACTGGCAGGTAGGCTACGGTATAGGTTGCGGAGCTTTTGGAGCATACCGCGGACGTGCACTGGCTAAAATAAAGCTGATGGCGGATGGTACCGTAAATATTCAAAGCGCGGCCAGTGATATTGGCCCCGGTACGGCAACAGCTATGGTATTGATTGCGGCAGATACGCTTGGGCTACCCGCAGCGCAAATTACTTTCGAGTTGGGTAATTCATCGTTCCCGGTGGCCCCAACACAGGGAGGTTCGTCCACCGTATCATCGGTTGGTTCTGCCGTACACGATGTTTGCATCGCCCTTAAACAAAAGTTTAATTTGATGGCGGGGAGGCCGCAGGATAATACCGGCGATATTGATTATGTGAATATTTTAAAGCAGCAAAATTTACCCATGCTGGAGGTAACACAGGAATCGCAAAGCGGTGCAGATGCTAAAAAGTATTCTATGTATTCGTTCTCGGCTCATTTCGTACAGGTGTATGTACACGCATTAACCGGTGCGGTAAAAATAAAAAAAGTGGTGGCGGTTGTTGATGCCGGCAAAATTGTAAACCATAAAACGGCCAGCAGCCAGATGATTGGCGGCGCCGTAGGCGGTATTGGCATGGCCATGACCGAGGAAGCTGTTTTTGACGATCGTTTTGGACGATATGTAAATGGTAACTTTGCAGACTATCATGTGCCCGTGAATGCGGATATTCCGCAGATCGAGGCCATCTTTATCGATGAGCGCGACCCCATCATCAACCCGGTGGGTACCAAGGGCATCGGCGAAATTTCGCTGATTGGCGTGGCCCCGGCTATTGCCAACGCGGTATATAACGCCACAGGTAAAAGAATCAGGGAGTTGCCTATTACCCCCGACAAGTTGATTTGAGATTTTTAAGGGTCTGGAATATTGAGTTTCGAGTTTGGATTCTTTTACAGAATCGGCGATTTTTGTATTCGTTTTTTGTTGGTTAGCTTTAACGAAAAATAGCCTAATGTCGTGTCAACGAATAAAATGTCGGTTATCATTTAGTCAAAGTTATTAGTACTTAACCATGAATTCCTGATTTTGACTCAAGACTCCCGACTAAGTACTCTTGATTTAACATTAAGGCATTTAGGGAATTGTAATAATTGATGCGGGCGATAAAATTAGATCATTACTGTTGACCAGGTAACCAAATATTCAGCTAAAGTTAAAATGTCCGAAAGAAAATTAAGTTCTACTAACTATTACAACCAATCGTTTTTAGAAAACAAGTGTTCGCTTAACGAACTGCTTTACCTGGTGAGTAAGCGGTGGCTCACCGAAGTGCTGTTCAGTATTGAGGAAGGGAATAACCGTTTCACCAGCTTAAAAGAGAGTTTGGAATACATTAGCGATCATATCCTGGCCGATAGGCTGAGACTGCTGGAGCAGCACGGATTGATCAATAAAAGTTATTTACCGGGCAACCCACCCCGAACGGAGTATGTATTGACAAGCCAGGGTTCGGAGTTAAGTGATTTGCTGGATGGCTTGTGCAACTTCGCTGAAAATAAAATGCAGTTTTAAAGGTGATGTAAATGGATTTATCGCTTTTGTAAAAATCAATCAATAATTAATAGGAGACCGGTGCCGGTTGGCTTGCTTTTAAATTCACGGTTGTGCGGTTGAGGTAAGGCACCAGGGCTATCACCAGGATAATGATCAGGATAATCCAACTGATGAGCAGGTAATAGTCCATCGCAAATCGTAACTGGCTTTGTGCTTGTGCTGAGCGGGATAGTAGTCCGTTAGCAAGGCGGGTAGCCTGATCAGGAGCCATACCACGGCTAACCAGTATCTGCCGGTAGCCTGTCAGGCGCTGTACCGCGGCCGGGTCCAGATCGGTTAACGCTTGCTGAAACCTGTTGTAATGCTCGCTTTGCTGATGCAGCGAGAAATAATTAACCAGTGCTATGCTGGTACAAAAGCCAGTGAACCTGAAAAATACGCCTGTAGCGGATGCGGTGCTGCTTAAATCTGGCGGTACGGATGATACCATGAAAACGATGAGGGGCGTCATGAGTAAGCCGGTGCCTATGCCCTGGATGAGCAAGGGAATAAAAAACTCGCTGGTATTGGCCTGGGTAGCAAATAAAATCCGCATCCACAAGTGGAAGGAGAGCAGAAAGGCGAAGCCCGCCATCCAGATTAAACGCATTGATCTTTTGTACACAATAAGTCGCGACGAAGCCAGTACGCCCAGTATAATGCCGCTGATGTTGATGAGCAGCAGGTAACCGATGTGGATAGGATCGAGCCCCAACACGGTGGCAAAGTAGGTGGATGTGATACCGAAAGCCCCGCGGCAGAGGTAGAGGAAAAAGATAAGCAGGGCACCTATTTTAAAGTTACGATGGTTAAATACCTGTAATGATAGGTAAGGCCTTTTTTGATGGGCCTGCCGGAGTACGTGTATGCACAGCAGTAAAAAGATGGAGACCACGCCCGCTATGATGCGCTTATCCTGTAGCCAGTAATATTGCTGCCCGTATACCAATACATAACCAGTAATACACAGGATGAGACCATATAGGATAAAGCTTGCCCAATCTACCTGGTATAACGGGAATTTTTTATTAAGCCTTACATTATTCATTACTACAAACAGCAGGGTAGTGCCGGGCAAATAAAAAAAGATGATACCCTTGTATAAAATGCTATAGTCGAAAGAGTCCAGCATGGGCGCTGTAACCAGGGTTGTAAAGGGGGCTATGCATAATAAAACACAATAAAATGCCGAGTACCCAATTTCGCGGGCACGCTCGGTATGTAGCCGGCCAAAAATGAGTGTGATACAAATACTGGTGGTGGCGCAGTTGGCCATTCCCTGCAAAAAGCGGAATACAAAGAGCATGTGCAGGTTGTGCGTAGTATAGCACACGTATGAGGTTATAATTTCGATCACGGTACTTAGCAGCAGGTATTGCTTTACCGCTACGAAGTTAAAAAAGCGACGTTCGAGCGCGAAAAAGCTGGCGACAGCGGCATAAAATATCACCATAGAGTATTGCACATCGGCAGGTTCAATGCCATAGTATCCGGCTGCGGCGCTGCCGCTGGCTGTTGAAACACCAAATAAGCCCATGGAAGGCAAGGTGACCATAAAAATGGCTA
Proteins encoded in this window:
- a CDS encoding FAD binding domain-containing protein; amino-acid sequence: MNQFQYVRPAETAGAIKSLTKDTGAHFLAGGTNLIDLMKMGVVVPSRLVDINHLPLKNIEKVPGGLRLGALATNSEVADNQTVLQSFPLLSLAINAGASPQLRNMATVGGNMMQRTRCPYFFDTTMPCNKRVPGSGCGALQGYNRMHALFGASNQCIAVNPSDMNVALTTLEATVHVSGLKGVRKINFADFHRLPGDHPELDNTLQKGEMITAVDLPDSPFQKNVAYLKVRDRTSYAFALVSVAVGLNISNNTIRDARLVMGGVAHKPWRLTAAEAFLKNKAVSEDNFKQAAQIAMQGAKAYQYNQFKLKLAPNTMIQALKTASGLAS
- a CDS encoding winged helix-turn-helix transcriptional regulator, which produces MSERKLSSTNYYNQSFLENKCSLNELLYLVSKRWLTEVLFSIEEGNNRFTSLKESLEYISDHILADRLRLLEQHGLINKSYLPGNPPRTEYVLTSQGSELSDLLDGLCNFAENKMQF
- a CDS encoding MFS transporter — encoded protein: MKTTVPIFKNWVPNWLIWVAIFMVTLPSMGLFGVSTASGSAAAGYYGIEPADVQYSMVIFYAAVASFFALERRFFNFVAVKQYLLLSTVIEIITSYVCYTTHNLHMLFVFRFLQGMANCATTSICITLIFGRLHTERAREIGYSAFYCVLLCIAPFTTLVTAPMLDSFDYSILYKGIIFFYLPGTTLLFVVMNNVRLNKKFPLYQVDWASFILYGLILCITGYVLVYGQQYYWLQDKRIIAGVVSIFLLLCIHVLRQAHQKRPYLSLQVFNHRNFKIGALLIFFLYLCRGAFGITSTYFATVLGLDPIHIGYLLLINISGIILGVLASSRLIVYKRSMRLIWMAGFAFLLSFHLWMRILFATQANTSEFFIPLLIQGIGTGLLMTPLIVFMVSSVPPDLSSTASATGVFFRFTGFCTSIALVNYFSLHQQSEHYNRFQQALTDLDPAAVQRLTGYRQILVSRGMAPDQATRLANGLLSRSAQAQSQLRFAMDYYLLISWIILIIILVIALVPYLNRTTVNLKASQPAPVSY
- a CDS encoding xanthine dehydrogenase family protein molybdopterin-binding subunit, which codes for MKKDAIGDPLSRVDGRLKVTGGAKYSGEYKVSGLAYGVLVPATITSGTLTSIDTKAAERAPGVLAVITPFNAPKVPGYQPDAPKPFKGLKLFNDNEVYFNGHPIALVVAETFEKATHAASLVKAAYQQRPFETDFHKNRDKAVTPQGGKYKDYLRGQANAYKNAPVQLEQEYLQPSEMHNPMELHVTTAFWDGDDQVTLYTKSQGVIGSQKAIAAAFNLDPAKVQINSRFVGGAFGSSLRTWPHEVAAAQAAKMLKRPVRITLTREQMFTLVGYRPLTIQKIGLGATEDGKLVGITHESISQTAVYEEFTENSVNVSRFLYQSPNANTLYKVVPLNVGVPAPMRGPGEATGAFALESALDELSYLLHMDPIELRLKNYADHDQEQNLPWSSKYLKECYSKGAERIGWSKRQPTPGTNRDGDWQVGYGIGCGAFGAYRGRALAKIKLMADGTVNIQSAASDIGPGTATAMVLIAADTLGLPAAQITFELGNSSFPVAPTQGGSSTVSSVGSAVHDVCIALKQKFNLMAGRPQDNTGDIDYVNILKQQNLPMLEVTQESQSGADAKKYSMYSFSAHFVQVYVHALTGAVKIKKVVAVVDAGKIVNHKTASSQMIGGAVGGIGMAMTEEAVFDDRFGRYVNGNFADYHVPVNADIPQIEAIFIDERDPIINPVGTKGIGEISLIGVAPAIANAVYNATGKRIRELPITPDKLI